A region from the Gallaecimonas xiamenensis 3-C-1 genome encodes:
- the pnuC gene encoding nicotinamide riboside transporter PnuC encodes MTGFVQEVAAQLAATSPLEGLAVTLAVAYLLLAMRQSQWCWPAALVSTLIYVVLFYDVALLSESVLNLYYMAMALYGWWSWRRGRAGGRLPVNSRPLAWHLRVIALGAAVSLAWGHLMATQTQAAFPYLDAATSCFAVITTWMVTRKVLENWLYWIAIDAASIWLYLQKDLAMTALLFVAYVLMAVGGYWSWRRDAATPA; translated from the coding sequence GTGACCGGCTTTGTCCAGGAGGTGGCCGCCCAGCTGGCGGCCACCTCCCCCCTGGAAGGGTTGGCGGTGACGCTGGCGGTCGCCTATTTGCTGCTGGCCATGCGCCAAAGCCAGTGGTGCTGGCCGGCGGCCCTGGTCAGTACCCTGATTTACGTGGTGCTCTTCTACGACGTTGCCCTGCTCAGCGAGTCGGTGCTGAACCTCTATTACATGGCCATGGCCCTCTATGGCTGGTGGAGCTGGCGAAGGGGCAGGGCAGGGGGCCGCTTGCCGGTCAATTCCCGGCCCCTGGCCTGGCATCTTAGGGTCATTGCCCTTGGCGCCGCTGTGTCCCTGGCCTGGGGCCACCTGATGGCCACCCAGACCCAGGCCGCCTTTCCCTACCTAGACGCCGCCACCAGCTGCTTTGCGGTGATCACCACCTGGATGGTGACCCGCAAGGTGCTGGAGAACTGGCTCTATTGGATTGCCATAGACGCGGCCAGTATCTGGCTGTACCTGCAAAAAGACTTGGCCATGACGGCGCTGCTGTTCGTGGCTTATGTGCTGATGGCGGTAGGTGGTTATTGGAGCTGGCGCCGTGACGCTGCCACCCCTGCCTGA
- the hinT gene encoding purine nucleoside phosphoramidase, translating into MSEETIFSKIIRREIPADILYQDDLVTAFRDINPKAPLHLLIVPNILIATADDITEAHEPYLGRMMTVAAKLARDAGVAEDGYRLLMNCRDHGGQEVYHIHLHLLGGKPLGPMLAR; encoded by the coding sequence ATGAGCGAAGAAACCATTTTTTCCAAGATCATCCGCCGCGAGATCCCCGCCGACATCCTCTACCAGGACGACCTGGTTACCGCCTTTCGGGACATCAACCCCAAGGCGCCCCTGCACCTGTTGATAGTGCCCAATATCCTGATTGCTACCGCCGACGATATCACCGAAGCCCACGAACCCTACCTGGGGCGGATGATGACGGTGGCGGCCAAGCTGGCCAGGGACGCCGGGGTGGCCGAAGACGGCTACCGCCTGCTGATGAACTGCCGTGACCACGGTGGCCAGGAGGTCTATCACATCCACCTGCACCTGTTGGGGGGCAAGCCCCTGGGGCCGATGCTGGCCCGCTAA
- a CDS encoding thiamine-binding protein, with translation MNLSVEISMYPLADDYIPPIQAFIDELNRHPNLKVITNTMSTQVFGPYDEVLKVVGEAMKAQHAKGKASFVCKFLGGDLRP, from the coding sequence ATGAACCTTTCGGTCGAGATCTCCATGTACCCCCTGGCGGATGACTACATTCCGCCTATCCAGGCTTTTATCGACGAGCTGAACCGCCACCCGAACCTCAAGGTGATCACCAACACCATGAGTACCCAGGTGTTCGGCCCCTACGATGAGGTGCTCAAGGTGGTGGGCGAGGCCATGAAGGCCCAGCACGCCAAGGGCAAGGCCAGTTTCGTGTGCAAGTTCCTGGGTGGGGACCTGCGCCCGTGA
- a CDS encoding TonB-dependent receptor — protein sequence MFKKSLLALALASPAALADDAIERIEVTGDFRAQALQELTDSVSVLSADTLERRHTQALDEALNLVPNVNFSSGASRGRFIQIRGIGERSQFVDPVNPSVGLLVDGFDFSGLGLAGLISDIDQVEVFRGPQGTRFGANALAGLVNIRTQDPSQDTQGYGRLTLANHDSQRLEGALGGSLGGAWSARLSGSTYDSDGDNHNALLGKASNDRSEDTARLKLRYQQGDWQWDLIGLYLDVDNGYDAFSFDNGRTTLSDNPGRDKQRSRGLGSRLSYGGWDKARIVLDSTSSHSDLGYSFDEDWSNPGYCASRDCPYGDYASIDAYRRERDTQMVDLRLVSSPAGRLGQADWVLGLYGRFQDESLVRDYTYGGMNSDIDSDNKALYGQLSLPLDARWRLEGGLRLERWQADYSDSYPQVLSSSETLWGANLDLSYSLDGSLYYLGLSRGYKPGGFNTEGSVAEQYRHFDTETALNLELGAKWWLQNDLSLALSLFHMWRDDMQVKTYQTVTRDDGSTEFVNYLDNAASGRNYGLELEAAWQATDSLRLSGSLGLLNTRYEDFVNAEGQALDGRDQAQAPRWQYHLAADWQLADSWLLTLESEGKDAFYFSDTHNEQSWAFALWHANLAWQHQNWELSLFGRNLFDRRYATRGFGGFGNDPADGYGEHPYYQLGDGRMVGASASYRF from the coding sequence ATGTTCAAAAAATCCCTTCTCGCACTTGCCTTGGCCAGCCCGGCCGCCTTGGCGGACGACGCCATAGAACGCATTGAAGTCACAGGCGATTTTCGCGCCCAGGCGCTGCAGGAACTGACCGATTCGGTGTCGGTGCTGTCCGCCGACACCCTGGAGCGGCGCCACACCCAGGCCCTGGACGAGGCCCTGAACCTGGTGCCCAACGTCAACTTTTCCAGCGGCGCCAGCCGTGGCCGCTTTATCCAGATCCGTGGCATAGGGGAGCGCAGCCAGTTTGTGGACCCGGTCAACCCCTCGGTGGGGCTGCTGGTGGACGGCTTTGACTTTTCCGGCCTGGGCCTGGCCGGCCTTATCAGCGACATCGACCAGGTCGAAGTGTTCCGTGGCCCTCAGGGCACCCGCTTTGGCGCCAACGCCCTGGCCGGCCTGGTCAATATCCGCACCCAGGACCCAAGCCAGGACACCCAGGGCTATGGCCGCCTGACCCTGGCCAACCACGACAGCCAGCGCCTGGAAGGGGCCCTGGGTGGCAGCCTGGGGGGCGCCTGGTCGGCGCGCCTGTCCGGCTCCACCTATGACAGTGACGGCGACAACCACAACGCCCTGCTGGGCAAGGCCAGCAATGATCGCAGCGAAGACACCGCCCGCCTCAAGCTGCGTTACCAGCAAGGGGATTGGCAGTGGGATCTCATCGGCCTGTACCTGGACGTGGACAACGGCTACGACGCCTTTAGCTTTGACAATGGCCGCACCACCCTGTCTGACAACCCCGGCCGCGACAAGCAGCGCAGCCGTGGCCTGGGCTCACGCCTGAGCTACGGCGGCTGGGACAAGGCCCGCATCGTGCTCGACTCCACCAGCAGCCACAGCGACCTTGGCTACAGCTTCGACGAGGATTGGTCCAACCCCGGCTATTGCGCCAGCCGCGACTGCCCCTACGGCGATTACGCCAGCATTGACGCCTACCGGCGCGAGCGGGACACCCAGATGGTGGATCTGCGCCTGGTGTCCAGCCCTGCCGGCCGCCTGGGCCAGGCCGACTGGGTACTGGGCCTGTACGGGCGCTTCCAGGACGAGTCCTTGGTGCGCGACTACACCTATGGCGGCATGAACAGCGATATCGACAGCGACAACAAGGCCCTGTACGGTCAGCTGTCTTTGCCCCTCGATGCCCGCTGGCGCCTGGAAGGGGGCCTGCGCCTGGAGCGCTGGCAAGCCGACTACAGCGACTCCTACCCCCAGGTGTTGTCCAGCAGCGAAACCCTGTGGGGCGCCAACCTGGATCTGTCCTACAGCCTGGACGGCAGCCTTTACTACCTGGGCCTGTCCCGGGGTTACAAGCCAGGCGGCTTTAACACCGAAGGCAGCGTTGCCGAGCAATACCGCCACTTTGACACCGAAACGGCCCTGAACCTGGAGCTGGGGGCCAAGTGGTGGCTGCAAAACGACCTGTCCCTGGCGCTGAGCCTGTTCCATATGTGGCGCGACGACATGCAGGTGAAGACCTACCAGACCGTCACCCGTGACGACGGCTCCACCGAGTTCGTCAACTACCTGGACAACGCCGCCTCCGGCCGCAACTACGGCCTGGAACTGGAAGCGGCCTGGCAGGCCACCGACAGCCTGCGCCTGTCCGGCAGCCTGGGGCTGCTCAATACCCGTTATGAAGACTTCGTCAACGCCGAAGGCCAGGCCCTGGACGGCCGCGACCAGGCCCAGGCCCCCCGCTGGCAATACCACCTGGCCGCCGACTGGCAACTGGCGGACAGCTGGCTGCTGACCCTAGAGAGCGAAGGCAAAGACGCCTTCTACTTCTCCGACACCCACAACGAGCAGTCCTGGGCCTTTGCCCTTTGGCATGCCAACCTGGCCTGGCAGCACCAGAACTGGGAGCTGAGCCTGTTTGGCCGCAACCTGTTCGACCGGCGCTACGCCACCCGTGGTTTTGGCGGCTTCGGCAACGACCCGGCAGACGGCTACGGCGAACATCCCTATTATCAACTGGGTGACGGCCGCATGGTCGGCGCCAGTGCCAGCTACCGTTTCTAA